The sequence below is a genomic window from Spirochaetota bacterium.
ATAAGTGTTGTTCTAAATTCTCTCACCTTGCGTGGAAGGTCAAAGAGTCTGGATTAATAACTACTATGTAGGATCAAATGGATTTGTTGAGTAAAAAGTCTAGAATCTTGCTTACTCACCTAGTAGAAATTGAATTGATTGATAGATATTCTACTAGTTCAAAGTCCTTTCTTTAATACCTTTCGGTTTGACACATTCTACACTATCACTATCTCACCATCTTTTCCAGACAATACTCTTGATTTTTCGTTAAGGTGGTATATTCCAATCAGTAAAGATGCAATAGCATCAAGTTCATCTTGAGTGTATTCTCTAGATTCCAATTCTAGACCTAATGTATGGAATAGTTCTATAATACTATGCTTATCCTTCCTATTTACTCCAAAGTAATCATACAGGGCGCCCGGTAGTGTCTCAAAAATTTTCTTACCCATACTTTCCAGTTCTCTTTTTATCACAAGTCCTCTCTCCGTTAGCATTCTCATAGGTCCCAGTGTTATAGGAAAGAATTTTATTCCAAGTTCTTTGAGCATTACATCACATTCCCTTAGGTGTCTTCCTTTCCTATCGTTTATTGTCTTTCTTCCTTCAGGAATACTCAATGGGGCATCTATGAATACAAAGTCAAAATCTCTTGAAATCTGTATAATATCTTCGTTGGAATGAATAATTCCAACAACTGTTTTGTCGTTGCGTATGAACGCATAACCTGTATTTCTCCTAGAGCTACCTGCAAGGTCTATACCTAAAACCCTATCCTTAAGAGTTAGTCTTTTAATACTAAACTCCATAAACCTCTAGTAAATTATAATACTTCTTACCAAGACTATGTCTAAAAGATCAATCACACAAAATAAAATTTCTATTGAATTAGCCAATAAATTCCAATTTTTAATTATCAGATAATACTATTTAGACTTTTTGCTTATCCATCTTTTTGTTTTAGATAGTATTTGCTAGTCTCAAAATTTTGCTTCATATTGCTCTTTCAAGCGTTTGTAGGATGAATTTTCACCTATTCTCAACGGAAACTACAAACGAAAGAAGAAACTCAACTTTGGTTACTAACTTTACTTTTTAGTTCATTAAGTTTGATATTACTCAAAAGGTTATGTTTATACTATTTGTTGAGTTTAGTCAGGTATGAGAAAACTTTTTAGTTTTTTAAAGGAAAGACAGGACATAGTTTTATTTTTCCTATCGGTTTTGGTAGTCTTGTTTAGACTGCTTTTCTACGATATGATATCATGGGACTACAAATACCACATATCCAAATGGTATGACACACTTAAAACTGAAGGTTTCAGTGCTTTTTCAAAAACTTTTTCTGACTACTCACCAATGTATCTGTATCTGATTTATTTTTTGACTTTTATTCCTCTACACGGTCTCTATTCAGTCAAACTCCTCTCAACAATATTTGATATAATCCTTGCCTTCGTATCCTCAAGAATAGTATTTAGACTAACATCAGATACTCCCGCTTCAAAATTGTCTTTTCTTGTTGTCCTATCTTTACCAACCGTAATTATGAACAGTTCCTACTGGGCTCAGTCCGATATGATATTCACAACCTTTGTCCTTTTAGGTGTGTTAAACTTTATCCAGAAAAGGTATTTCTTAGGCTACTTATTTATAGGTGTTGCCTTTTCGTTCAAACTACAAACAGTTTTTATCCTACCAGCAGTTGCAATAATCACCCTCTACTACCTAATATACGAAAGGAAAGTAAGATTCCTATTTTATCCAATACTCATCCCACTAGTGTATTTTGTTTCAATAATACCTTCCTACATAGCAGGTAAAAGTTTGGTTGAACTCGCAACAATATATTTGAATCAAACTGAAACTTACAAAGATGTCACGTTAAGCGCTCCAAATATCTATACCTTTATACCTAGCGACTTTGGTAGAGAGTATTCTTCAACAATCACTATCATTGGAATAATCCTAACTTCTCTGATAACTATAACCTTGG
It includes:
- a CDS encoding DUF429 domain-containing protein; protein product: MEFSIKRLTLKDRVLGIDLAGSSRRNTGYAFIRNDKTVVGIIHSNEDIIQISRDFDFVFIDAPLSIPEGRKTINDRKGRHLRECDVMLKELGIKFFPITLGPMRMLTERGLVIKRELESMGKKIFETLPGALYDYFGVNRKDKHSIIELFHTLGLELESREYTQDELDAIASLLIGIYHLNEKSRVLSGKDGEIVIV